Proteins encoded by one window of Cylindrospermum stagnale PCC 7417:
- the carB gene encoding carbamoyl-phosphate synthase large subunit → MPRRDDLRKILLLGSGPIVIGQACEFDYSGTQACKALREEGYEVVLVNSNPATIMTDPETADRTYIEPLIPELVEKVIAKERPDALLPTMGGQTALNLAVALAKNGVLDKYNVELIGAKLPAIEKAEDRKLFNEAMAKIGVAVCPSGTASTLEESKAIARQIGTYPLIIRPAFTMGGTGGGIAYNQEEFEEMAQVGIDASPVSQILIDQSLLGWKEYELEVMRDLADNVVIICSIENIDPMGIHTGDSITVAPAQTLTDKEYQRLRDMAIKIIREIGVETGGSNIQFAVNPVNGDVVVIEMNPRVSRSSALSSKATGFPIAKIAAKLAVGYTLNELQNDITKQTPASFEPTIDYVVTKIPRFAFEKFPGSEAVLTTQMKSVGEAMAIGRTFNESFQKALRSLETGRAGWGCDKAEKLPSGEQIRAQLRTPNPDRIFAVRHAMQSGISIEEIYELTAIDRWFLDKLQHLLEVEKFLKRTPLKQLTKEQMYDVKRDGYSDRQIAYATKTTEDEVRAYRKQLEVIPVYKTVDTCAAEFEAFTPYYYSTYEAETEVLPTTKPKVMILGGGPNRIGQGIEFDYCCCHAAYALKEAGYETIMVNSNPETVSTDYDTSDRLYFEPLTKEDVLNIIEAENPVGIIVQFGGQTPLKLAIPLQEFLTTQKLGLQTQIWGTSPDSIDMAENRERFEKILKQLNISQPPNGMARSYEDSLIVAKRIGYPVVVRPSYVLGGRAMEIVYSDAELERYMTFAVLVEPDHPILIDKFLENAIEVDVDAIADHTGRVVIGGIMEHIEQAGIHSGDSACSLPSISLPPAVLNQIRTWTVQLAQSLSVVGLMNIQFAVIGASSYSPQVYILEANPRASRTVPFVSKATGVQLAKLASLVMSGKTLEELNFTEEVIPTHIAVKEAVLPFNKFPGTDTILGPEMRSTGEVMGIDSDFGRAFAKAELGAGELLPLQGTVFVSMSDRDKTAAVDVVREFIDLGFTVMATVGTRLVLQEQGLNIESVLKLHEGRPNVIDAIKNQKIQLIINTPSGEEAQTDARLIRRTALAYKLPIITTIAGAKATVAAIRSLQSTTLDVKAIQDYGKTL, encoded by the coding sequence ATGCCCCGCCGTGATGACCTCCGGAAGATTCTGCTGTTAGGCTCTGGTCCAATTGTGATCGGACAAGCCTGTGAGTTTGACTACTCTGGCACCCAAGCCTGTAAAGCGCTGCGAGAAGAAGGCTATGAAGTAGTGTTGGTTAACTCCAATCCTGCGACTATTATGACTGACCCGGAAACGGCTGATCGCACTTATATTGAGCCGTTAATCCCGGAACTGGTCGAAAAAGTGATCGCCAAAGAACGGCCTGACGCCTTATTACCAACGATGGGAGGGCAAACCGCCCTCAACCTCGCTGTAGCTTTAGCAAAAAATGGTGTTTTAGATAAATACAACGTCGAGTTAATTGGCGCTAAACTGCCGGCGATTGAAAAAGCTGAAGACAGAAAACTGTTTAACGAAGCGATGGCAAAGATTGGGGTAGCGGTGTGTCCTAGTGGCACAGCCTCAACCTTAGAAGAATCAAAAGCGATCGCTCGCCAAATTGGCACATATCCCCTAATTATCCGTCCAGCCTTCACTATGGGGGGCACTGGCGGTGGTATTGCCTATAACCAAGAAGAATTTGAAGAAATGGCCCAGGTAGGTATCGATGCTAGTCCTGTTTCTCAAATTCTCATCGACCAATCCCTACTCGGTTGGAAAGAATACGAGTTGGAAGTGATGCGCGACTTGGCAGATAACGTTGTGATTATCTGCTCCATCGAAAACATTGACCCGATGGGCATCCATACCGGCGATTCGATCACCGTCGCTCCCGCTCAAACCCTTACCGACAAGGAATACCAGCGGCTGCGGGATATGGCAATTAAAATCATCCGCGAGATTGGCGTGGAAACTGGCGGTTCTAATATCCAGTTTGCCGTTAATCCCGTTAATGGGGATGTGGTTGTCATTGAAATGAACCCCCGTGTTTCTCGCAGTTCGGCTTTGTCTTCTAAAGCCACGGGTTTCCCCATCGCCAAGATAGCAGCTAAGTTAGCTGTGGGTTACACCTTGAATGAACTGCAAAATGACATCACCAAGCAAACTCCGGCATCCTTTGAGCCGACAATTGACTATGTGGTGACAAAAATTCCCCGCTTTGCTTTTGAAAAGTTCCCTGGTTCTGAAGCAGTGCTGACAACGCAAATGAAGTCAGTCGGGGAAGCGATGGCTATTGGACGGACATTTAACGAATCCTTCCAAAAGGCGCTGCGTTCTTTGGAAACTGGCCGCGCTGGCTGGGGTTGCGACAAAGCCGAAAAATTACCCAGTGGTGAACAAATTCGCGCCCAGTTGCGGACACCTAATCCCGATCGCATTTTTGCTGTGCGTCACGCGATGCAAAGCGGCATCAGCATTGAGGAAATCTACGAACTCACTGCCATTGACCGTTGGTTTTTAGATAAATTGCAGCATCTGCTGGAGGTGGAGAAGTTCCTGAAACGGACGCCTTTAAAGCAGTTAACAAAAGAGCAAATGTATGATGTTAAGCGAGATGGTTATAGCGATCGCCAAATTGCTTATGCAACCAAAACCACCGAAGACGAAGTTAGAGCCTACCGCAAACAGCTAGAAGTCATCCCGGTTTACAAAACTGTAGACACCTGCGCTGCTGAATTTGAGGCGTTTACACCTTATTACTATTCCACCTACGAAGCAGAAACAGAAGTTTTGCCCACAACCAAGCCGAAGGTGATGATTTTGGGTGGTGGACCCAACCGTATCGGCCAGGGAATTGAGTTTGATTACTGTTGTTGTCACGCCGCTTATGCCTTGAAGGAAGCGGGGTATGAGACGATTATGGTCAACTCCAACCCGGAGACAGTCTCAACAGATTACGATACTAGCGATCGCCTTTACTTTGAGCCGTTGACAAAAGAAGATGTCCTCAACATCATCGAAGCCGAAAATCCTGTCGGCATAATTGTCCAGTTTGGCGGACAAACACCATTAAAATTGGCGATTCCGCTTCAGGAGTTTCTCACAACTCAGAAATTAGGACTCCAAACTCAAATTTGGGGAACTTCGCCAGATTCTATCGATATGGCAGAAAACCGGGAACGGTTTGAAAAGATTCTCAAACAGTTAAATATTTCCCAACCGCCGAATGGGATGGCTCGGAGTTACGAAGATTCGCTCATTGTCGCCAAACGCATTGGTTATCCGGTGGTGGTGCGTCCTAGCTATGTGTTGGGGGGAAGGGCGATGGAAATCGTCTATTCTGATGCTGAGTTAGAACGCTACATGACCTTTGCCGTGCTGGTAGAACCAGATCATCCAATTCTGATCGATAAGTTTTTGGAAAATGCCATTGAAGTCGATGTAGATGCGATCGCTGACCACACTGGCAGGGTGGTGATTGGTGGTATTATGGAACACATAGAACAAGCCGGAATTCATTCGGGAGACTCTGCTTGCTCTTTACCGTCGATTTCCCTGCCACCAGCAGTTCTCAATCAAATTCGGACTTGGACAGTGCAGCTAGCCCAGTCTTTATCAGTTGTCGGGTTGATGAATATTCAATTTGCCGTGATTGGTGCTAGCAGCTATTCACCCCAAGTTTACATCTTGGAAGCTAACCCCCGCGCCTCCCGCACTGTACCTTTTGTTTCTAAAGCCACGGGTGTACAACTGGCGAAACTAGCATCTTTAGTGATGTCGGGTAAAACTTTAGAGGAATTGAACTTTACTGAAGAAGTTATCCCCACTCACATTGCTGTCAAAGAAGCAGTATTGCCTTTTAATAAATTCCCCGGTACCGATACGATTCTCGGCCCGGAAATGCGCTCTACTGGCGAAGTGATGGGGATTGACAGCGACTTCGGCCGCGCCTTCGCCAAGGCAGAATTGGGTGCTGGAGAGCTTTTACCCCTCCAAGGCACAGTGTTTGTCTCAATGAGCGATCGCGACAAAACGGCTGCGGTCGATGTCGTCAGGGAGTTTATCGATTTAGGCTTTACCGTAATGGCTACTGTTGGTACACGCCTTGTCCTTCAGGAACAGGGGCTAAACATTGAGTCAGTACTAAAACTGCATGAAGGCCGCCCCAATGTCATCGATGCCATCAAAAACCAAAAAATCCAACTGATCATCAACACACCTTCTGGGGAAGAAGCTCAGACTGATGCCAGGTTAATCCGCCGCACAGCCTTAGCTTACAAACTTCCCATCATTACTACCATCGCTGGGGCAAAAGCCACGGTCGCCGCTATCCGTTCTCTGCAAAGTACGACTTTGGACGTCAAAGCCATCCAAGATTACGGCAAAACTCTTTAG
- a CDS encoding Dps family protein: MSDTQTLLQNFGQVYDNPVLLDHSVTAPVIEGFNVVLASFQALYLQYQKHHFVVEGAEFYSLHKFFNESYEEVQGHIHDIGERLNGLGGVPAATFSKLAELTCFEPEADGAYSSRKMVENDLVAEQALIGVIRRQAAQAESLGDRGTRYLYEKILLKTEERAYHLAHFLAKDSLTLGFVQPAQN, encoded by the coding sequence ATGTCTGATACTCAAACTTTATTACAAAACTTCGGTCAGGTTTATGACAATCCTGTATTGCTCGATCACAGCGTAACTGCCCCAGTTATCGAAGGATTTAATGTCGTACTAGCCAGTTTTCAGGCACTGTACTTGCAGTACCAAAAGCATCATTTTGTAGTTGAAGGTGCAGAATTTTACTCTCTGCATAAGTTTTTTAACGAAAGCTACGAAGAAGTCCAAGGTCACATCCATGATATTGGAGAGCGTTTAAATGGACTGGGTGGTGTGCCAGCAGCTACCTTCAGCAAATTAGCAGAATTAACCTGTTTTGAACCAGAAGCTGATGGTGCATATTCTTCCCGCAAGATGGTAGAAAATGACCTGGTAGCAGAACAAGCTTTAATTGGTGTAATTCGTCGTCAAGCCGCTCAGGCAGAGAGTTTGGGCGACAGAGGTACACGCTATCTCTACGAAAAAATTCTGTTAAAAACTGAGGAGCGGGCTTACCATTTGGCTCACTTCCTTGCCAAAGATAGCTTAACCTTGGGATTTGTCCAACCGGCTCAGAACTAA
- a CDS encoding Asr1405/Asl0597 family protein, whose amino-acid sequence MKSFSSETEIKQIVEVNWADRWQVYQRLQELDIPCWCEANQPLRVEIGNPMAAVQLWSVMRQFTAPRQDLIGTLEHSWRSRYRKL is encoded by the coding sequence TTGAAATCGTTTAGTTCAGAAACAGAAATAAAGCAAATTGTTGAAGTGAACTGGGCAGACCGCTGGCAAGTCTATCAACGCCTACAGGAGCTAGATATTCCCTGTTGGTGTGAAGCTAACCAGCCATTGCGGGTAGAAATTGGCAATCCGATGGCAGCTGTTCAACTTTGGAGTGTGATGCGGCAATTCACAGCCCCTCGTCAAGACCTAATTGGCACTCTTGAGCACAGCTGGCGGAGTCGCTACCGAAAGTTATAG
- a CDS encoding (2Fe-2S) ferredoxin domain-containing protein, with translation MSTSHINEVADFCIEGRFLDFVIKDGYKLKGLLLGTSEGECYVKLAKHLRAAFDLRLPLGTWLQVVGTKKYDLQSGKVTLKAERVMAARRDWEGGRVGEWESRKLSPQYPNPMTPSQEASSVNDVKPKSAKTKASILVCQKSDCMKRGGKAVCQALEAALSDRGLEDQVTIKGTGCMKNCKAGPNLVMPDKTRYSRIQAPQVSAIMDKHFADKSQDVAINMATLAETTS, from the coding sequence ATGAGTACATCCCACATAAATGAAGTAGCAGATTTTTGCATTGAGGGCAGATTTCTCGATTTTGTGATCAAAGACGGCTATAAGCTCAAAGGCTTGCTGTTAGGAACCTCTGAAGGTGAATGTTATGTTAAATTAGCTAAACATTTACGAGCTGCTTTTGATTTGCGCTTACCACTAGGTACTTGGCTGCAAGTCGTAGGTACAAAAAAGTATGACTTGCAAAGCGGCAAAGTCACACTGAAGGCTGAACGTGTAATGGCGGCACGGAGAGATTGGGAAGGTGGGAGAGTGGGAGAGTGGGAGAGTCGGAAACTTTCACCCCAGTATCCAAACCCGATGACGCCTTCACAGGAAGCTTCATCAGTCAATGATGTTAAGCCAAAGTCAGCTAAGACTAAAGCTAGTATTTTGGTCTGTCAAAAGTCAGATTGTATGAAACGCGGTGGTAAAGCGGTTTGTCAGGCTTTAGAGGCGGCTTTAAGCGATCGCGGTTTGGAAGATCAAGTCACCATCAAAGGCACTGGCTGCATGAAAAACTGCAAAGCAGGGCCTAACTTAGTCATGCCAGACAAAACCCGCTACAGCCGGATTCAAGCGCCACAAGTCTCGGCAATTATGGATAAGCACTTTGCTGACAAGAGTCAGGACGTAGCAATAAATATGGCAACTTTAGCCGAAACTACTAGTTGA
- the phnE gene encoding phosphonate ABC transporter, permease protein PhnE: protein MSYFLNSPRLRRYPWVIPLLIFLIIVGVYIWAIQGLQVDFEVLRSSWPYITDFISRLFPPDLTVLDIAIKALIETVQMSLWGTTIGAIISLPIAVASANNVAPRWLQWLANLLQNTVRSVPSIILGLIFVAATGLGAPAGTLALGIYTIGYLAKFYQQAIEAVEPRSLESLKVIGASPLQIAQYGIVPQVLPLGLGYTLWMFEYNIRAASVLGVVGAGGIGFQLKSYIDGFEYTKATTMMLVLLVVVTVIDAFSSQLRRRLDSM, encoded by the coding sequence ATGAGTTACTTTTTAAATTCCCCACGCCTACGCCGTTACCCTTGGGTGATACCTCTACTCATCTTCTTAATTATTGTTGGGGTTTATATTTGGGCAATACAAGGGTTACAAGTCGATTTTGAAGTGCTTCGTTCTAGCTGGCCTTACATCACCGACTTTATCTCCCGGTTATTCCCCCCGGATTTAACAGTTTTAGATATAGCCATTAAGGCATTAATTGAAACCGTGCAGATGTCTCTGTGGGGAACCACCATCGGCGCAATTATTTCTCTCCCCATTGCCGTTGCTAGCGCCAATAATGTTGCACCCCGTTGGTTGCAATGGCTGGCAAATCTGCTGCAAAACACCGTGCGCTCTGTCCCCTCAATTATTTTAGGACTAATTTTCGTCGCCGCCACCGGTTTAGGCGCACCCGCCGGCACCTTAGCCTTGGGAATCTACACCATTGGCTACCTGGCTAAATTTTATCAACAAGCAATTGAAGCCGTTGAACCGCGTTCTCTGGAATCTTTAAAAGTTATCGGTGCATCCCCGTTACAAATTGCCCAATACGGCATTGTCCCCCAAGTTCTACCCCTGGGATTGGGTTATACCTTGTGGATGTTTGAGTACAATATCCGTGCTGCTTCTGTGCTGGGTGTAGTCGGAGCCGGTGGTATCGGCTTTCAGTTGAAAAGTTATATAGATGGTTTTGAATATACTAAAGCTACAACCATGATGCTGGTTCTGTTGGTAGTCGTGACGGTAATTGATGCCTTCAGTAGCCAATTACGTCGTCGCCTCGATTCTATGTAG
- a CDS encoding ribbon-helix-helix domain-containing protein, producing MPTARSANGFAIYYYCNGNIITMQMVKVNLNVRLEQLEMEILEQYAKQTGRTKTDIIREYIRNLNVHSSSPNNTD from the coding sequence ATGCCTACGGCACGCTCCGCGAACGGCTTTGCCATCTACTATTATTGTAATGGAAATATCATTACAATGCAAATGGTAAAAGTAAATTTAAATGTCCGCCTAGAGCAATTGGAGATGGAAATATTAGAGCAATACGCAAAACAAACAGGAAGAACCAAAACAGATATTATTCGTGAATATATTAGGAATTTAAATGTTCATTCCTCATCGCCCAACAACACTGATTAA
- a CDS encoding phosphonate ABC transporter ATP-binding protein: MKQIECHNLETAYVASLNRPILKEINCQINSGEFVVLLGLNGAGKSTLLRSLVGLVPLVKGEIQINNLKLSPQTLPQIRREIGMLFQGGGLIRQLSALDNVLCGRLGVRTTRQTLFGFPQRDRLLALKLLEDLGLKEQAHQKTSQLSGGQQQRVAIARALIQSPQILLADEPITGLDVVASQQVMQTLASLNTQQGLTIVAVLHDLGIAAEYAQRAIVLDAGRIVYDGKCENLQSQFAQILSLA; the protein is encoded by the coding sequence GTGAAACAGATTGAATGTCACAACTTAGAGACAGCTTATGTTGCATCTCTAAATCGTCCCATCCTCAAGGAGATTAATTGCCAGATTAATTCAGGTGAGTTTGTTGTTTTGCTGGGACTCAATGGTGCGGGTAAGTCTACCTTGCTGCGATCGCTTGTTGGATTGGTGCCACTGGTGAAGGGAGAGATTCAGATCAATAATTTGAAGCTGTCTCCCCAAACGTTACCGCAAATTCGCCGAGAAATTGGCATGTTATTTCAGGGAGGCGGACTAATTCGCCAATTATCAGCCCTGGATAACGTTTTATGTGGTCGTTTGGGTGTCAGAACAACTAGACAAACGCTGTTTGGATTTCCGCAACGCGATCGCCTCTTAGCACTAAAGTTACTAGAAGATTTGGGTTTAAAAGAGCAAGCGCATCAAAAAACCAGTCAACTCAGCGGTGGACAACAACAACGAGTAGCGATCGCACGTGCTTTAATTCAATCACCGCAAATTCTCTTAGCCGATGAACCCATCACCGGTTTAGATGTCGTCGCTTCCCAACAAGTGATGCAGACTTTAGCCTCACTCAACACCCAGCAAGGCTTAACCATAGTCGCAGTTTTGCACGATTTGGGAATAGCCGCCGAATATGCCCAACGTGCGATCGTCTTAGATGCCGGACGCATCGTTTATGACGGAAAGTGTGAAAACCTGCAATCCCAATTTGCCCAAATTTTGAGTTTAGCTTAA
- a CDS encoding phosphate/phosphite/phosphonate ABC transporter substrate-binding protein, which yields MSVSKKGLLGAGAALVALTGLAISTLGGIPGAIANPNVNQQAPRLLAQRLKTLTIVFPSRADSTDVQNKANAIGRLLSKELGMPVKAQIGDDTAAVEALRANRADVAFLSSRPALKAEQLANARLYLAEVRENYSGRYTYNSVFVVPNKSNLKTRNTAKATLEQLRGKRMAFTSPTSGSGFIFPISELVKQGFVPNRDRLEGFFSQISYGGNYSKALQAVVRGQADVAVVSEYALFSPYITAEEKSQLRILHKISGVPAHGIAIDDDVPVVDRERIINALLKLNQSQNNQLLRNLYNSTELVRVDHTRHLAPVRDALKRAGIDP from the coding sequence ATGAGTGTGAGTAAAAAAGGCTTGTTGGGTGCTGGCGCGGCATTGGTGGCGCTTACGGGTTTAGCTATCAGCACGTTGGGGGGAATTCCAGGCGCGATTGCAAATCCTAATGTCAATCAACAGGCACCACGCTTACTTGCCCAAAGGTTAAAAACCTTAACAATAGTTTTTCCTAGTCGCGCTGATTCTACAGATGTGCAAAATAAAGCCAATGCTATAGGCAGACTTTTGTCGAAAGAATTGGGAATGCCAGTTAAAGCACAAATAGGTGATGACACCGCTGCTGTAGAAGCTTTGAGAGCAAATCGGGCTGATGTGGCTTTTTTGAGCAGCCGTCCGGCTTTGAAAGCTGAACAATTGGCAAACGCTCGCTTGTATCTAGCTGAAGTCCGGGAAAATTACTCTGGTAGATATACTTATAACTCAGTCTTTGTTGTTCCCAACAAGAGCAACCTGAAAACTAGAAATACAGCCAAAGCCACCCTCGAACAACTGCGGGGCAAAAGAATGGCTTTCACTTCCCCGACATCTGGTTCAGGGTTTATTTTCCCCATTAGTGAATTGGTAAAACAGGGATTTGTTCCGAATCGCGATCGCTTGGAAGGTTTCTTTAGTCAAATTTCCTATGGTGGAAATTACAGCAAAGCCTTGCAAGCAGTGGTGCGCGGTCAGGCAGATGTGGCTGTAGTCTCAGAATATGCTCTTTTCTCCCCCTACATTACGGCTGAAGAAAAGAGTCAGTTACGGATTCTGCATAAAATCTCTGGTGTCCCCGCTCACGGTATCGCGATTGATGACGATGTGCCAGTGGTTGACCGGGAAAGAATTATTAACGCCCTACTCAAGTTAAATCAGTCGCAAAACAATCAACTACTACGCAACTTATATAACTCCACAGAATTGGTGAGAGTAGATCATACACGTCATCTAGCACCAGTCCGCGACGCCCTCAAACGTGCCGGCATCGATCCATAA
- a CDS encoding pentapeptide repeat-containing protein has product MNNRPGILLTKPVALINRNIQVDGRSLFIGMLKALANAATGNLGNVPENIIDIGAALGLTQEPGEIAWLLIFSALTQAMVNLVEDNKDLVQLANLGNKVKQDDLQIISENRLNQCLEKLEQGEITIYHDFFERPQDFAVIAEIKTPFAQWLQTEFNLKPAPAEAISNRLPYEFIDALYAESAKHPDKYAKLQTELDNLFSKPAEQKAKQELSWRRYSAWLQKQVEERMFDEAFGLRQVYVPLRAYYEEKIESQDDHYSDSSSRNHQREDNKVKRIVVKLEEELQTWLEQADKSDAIRIISGGPGSGKSSFAKIFAATQAEKVKGKIPVLFIQLDLFDPEADLVEAIGKFIESMRDIPLPPNPLKKENFVDRLLIIFDGLDELAKQGKIAEGVAQSFISEVRRQVDSFNAVQTRLLVLISGREIVVQKNQSEFRKSKQVLNVIPYFIDQQQIKDNNYIDVNKLLETDQRQIWWQNYGQASGLGYSELPTELDQGNLREITAQPLLNYLVALSYESKEVNFTENSNLNEIYAHLLTKVYQRAWGNNQNPHIKGIEEKDFIRMLEGIAIAAWHGGDIRVTTVSEIENYCDSHIIDRILKIFKEDKRASFTRLLTAFYFRQRGVKNREETFEFTHKSFGEYLAAREIVRQLNLIHQELKRKEDSDIGLDKKQALEWWAKICGLTAMDKYIFEFVVNEIRLQQDKYKVDVGAWQQTLCNLISYMLKQGMPMERLGIGTFQEANRQARNAEEALLAVLNACARLTNKVSEIKWHSPEAFGVWISRLHGQRVNYANEVFCLNCLSFLDLQNCNLIGKDFDHVNLERANLVEVQLAWADLQQAYLVRADLGGAYLVRADLGGADLEGANLVGANLVRAYLVGANLEGAYLVGVNLEGADLEGVNLVGANLVGANLVGANLEGANLVEANLVGVNLVGVNLVGADVEWPKLLPDHFEPEEADSSDNPPQP; this is encoded by the coding sequence ATGAATAACAGACCTGGTATCCTCCTCACTAAACCCGTTGCTCTCATCAACAGAAATATTCAAGTCGATGGGCGGAGTCTTTTTATAGGAATGCTCAAAGCTTTAGCAAATGCAGCTACTGGTAATTTGGGTAATGTGCCAGAAAATATTATAGATATTGGGGCAGCGCTTGGATTAACACAAGAACCGGGCGAAATTGCTTGGTTGCTGATTTTTTCTGCTCTGACACAGGCAATGGTTAACTTGGTGGAAGATAATAAAGATTTAGTACAACTAGCAAATCTAGGAAACAAAGTAAAGCAAGATGACCTTCAGATAATTTCTGAAAATCGCCTCAACCAATGTTTAGAAAAACTGGAACAAGGAGAAATAACTATTTATCATGATTTTTTTGAACGTCCTCAAGACTTTGCTGTTATTGCAGAAATCAAAACCCCTTTTGCTCAGTGGTTGCAAACAGAATTTAATCTCAAACCAGCGCCAGCCGAAGCAATTAGTAATCGGTTGCCTTATGAATTTATAGATGCTCTATATGCAGAGTCGGCAAAGCATCCTGATAAATATGCCAAGTTACAAACAGAGCTAGACAATCTTTTTAGTAAACCTGCTGAACAAAAAGCTAAACAGGAACTTTCATGGCGGCGTTATTCTGCATGGCTGCAAAAACAGGTTGAAGAAAGGATGTTTGATGAAGCATTTGGTTTAAGACAGGTTTATGTTCCTTTACGGGCTTATTATGAGGAGAAAATAGAAAGTCAAGATGATCACTACTCTGATAGTAGCTCCAGAAATCATCAACGAGAAGATAATAAAGTTAAGCGGATTGTAGTTAAATTAGAAGAGGAATTACAAACATGGCTAGAGCAAGCTGATAAAAGTGATGCTATTCGGATAATTAGTGGTGGCCCTGGTAGTGGTAAATCTTCCTTTGCGAAAATATTTGCAGCTACACAGGCAGAAAAAGTAAAAGGGAAAATACCAGTTTTATTTATTCAGTTGGATCTTTTTGATCCAGAAGCTGATTTAGTTGAAGCCATTGGTAAATTTATCGAGTCAATGCGGGATATTCCTCTGCCACCTAATCCCCTGAAAAAAGAAAACTTTGTAGACCGCTTACTGATTATTTTTGATGGTTTGGATGAATTAGCGAAGCAGGGCAAAATTGCTGAGGGAGTTGCCCAAAGCTTTATTAGTGAAGTGAGAAGACAAGTTGATTCATTTAATGCAGTTCAAACTCGGTTGCTAGTTTTAATTAGTGGTCGGGAAATAGTTGTACAAAAAAATCAAAGTGAATTTCGCAAATCCAAACAAGTTCTAAATGTTATTCCCTATTTTATAGATCAACAACAGATAAAGGACAATAACTATATTGATGTAAATAAATTATTAGAAACAGACCAAAGACAAATTTGGTGGCAAAATTATGGTCAAGCTAGCGGTCTTGGCTATAGTGAACTACCAACAGAGCTAGATCAAGGTAATTTAAGAGAAATTACTGCTCAACCATTGCTCAATTACTTAGTGGCTTTAAGCTATGAAAGCAAAGAAGTAAATTTCACCGAAAACAGCAACCTGAATGAAATTTATGCACATTTACTCACAAAAGTTTATCAGCGAGCCTGGGGAAATAATCAGAATCCACATATTAAGGGAATTGAAGAAAAAGATTTTATTAGGATGTTGGAGGGAATTGCCATTGCTGCTTGGCATGGTGGTGATATTAGAGTCACAACAGTTTCAGAAATAGAAAACTATTGTGATAGTCATATCATCGACCGAATATTAAAGATTTTCAAAGAAGATAAAAGAGCTAGTTTCACTCGCTTGCTTACTGCTTTTTATTTTCGTCAGCGTGGAGTAAAAAATCGGGAAGAAACTTTTGAATTTACTCACAAAAGCTTTGGTGAGTATTTAGCAGCTAGGGAAATTGTACGACAGTTAAATCTGATTCATCAAGAGCTAAAACGGAAAGAAGATTCAGATATTGGGTTGGATAAAAAACAAGCTTTAGAATGGTGGGCAAAAATCTGTGGTTTAACTGCGATGGATAAATATATTTTTGAGTTTGTTGTCAATGAAATTCGTTTGCAGCAAGATAAATATAAGGTTGATGTTGGTGCATGGCAACAAACACTGTGTAACCTGATTAGCTATATGCTGAAACAGGGAATGCCAATGGAAAGATTAGGGATTGGTACTTTTCAAGAAGCAAATCGCCAAGCTCGTAATGCGGAAGAGGCTTTGTTAGCTGTTTTAAATGCTTGTGCTAGGCTGACAAACAAAGTTTCAGAAATAAAATGGCATTCTCCTGAAGCTTTCGGTGTGTGGATTTCTAGGCTTCATGGGCAAAGAGTGAATTACGCTAATGAAGTTTTTTGCTTAAATTGCTTGAGTTTTTTAGATTTGCAAAACTGTAATCTAATCGGCAAAGATTTTGACCATGTAAATCTTGAGCGGGCTAATCTTGTAGAGGTGCAACTTGCTTGGGCGGATCTTCAACAGGCGTATCTTGTACGGGCGGATCTTGGAGGGGCGTATCTTGTACGGGCGGATCTTGGAGGGGCGGATCTTGAAGGGGCGAATCTTGTAGGGGCGAATCTTGTACGGGCGTATCTTGTAGGGGCGAATCTTGAAGGGGCGTATCTTGTAGGGGTGAATCTTGAAGGGGCGGATCTTGAAGGGGTGAATCTTGTAGGGGCGAATCTTGTAGGGGCGAATCTTGTAGGGGCGAATCTTGAAGGGGCGAATCTTGTAGAGGCGAATCTTGTAGGGGTGAATCTTGTAGGGGTGAATCTTGTAGGGGCGGATGTTGAATGGCCAAAGCTTTTACCGGATCATTTCGAGCCTGAAGAAGCAGACTCAAGTGATAACCCCCCTCAGCCTTAA